One part of the Aricia agestis chromosome Z, ilAriAges1.1, whole genome shotgun sequence genome encodes these proteins:
- the LOC121739187 gene encoding uncharacterized protein LOC121739187, protein MNLRAISREKLFAFFGILLCSVSLIYFYLIYVQENYASIKQSGDRCQSELTSIKYQLNAVTEYKDRLDKQLTEAQKKFDLDRARFKDIMESCVAMKQQTTLCETQFEDLQTECRRIKEEFDELGKNLGTKKV, encoded by the exons atgaaTCTGCGGGCAATATCGAGAGAGAAGTTATTTGCATTTTTTGGTATCCTACTTTGTAGTGTCAGTctaatttatttctatttaatttATGTACAAGAAAATTATGCGAGTATTAAACAGAGTGGGGATCGATGCCAGTCTGAATTAACTTCTATTAAATATCAACTAAATG ctgTGACAGAATATAAAGATCGTCTGGACAAACAACTGACTGAAGCACAAAAGAAATTTGACTTGGATCGGGCGAGGTTCAAAGATATAATGGAGAGCTGTGTGGCAATGAAACAGCAAACTACACTTTGCGAG acCCAGTTTGAAGATTTGCAGACTGAATGCAGAAGGATTAAAGAAGAATTTGATGAACTTGGTAAAAATCTAGGAACAAAAAAAGTCTAA